Genomic DNA from Helicobacter pylori NQ4053:
TTGCCTAAAGAGAGCGGCCAGCCTATCTTCTCTTACAAACTCACTTTGTTTTCCTTTTGGAGCTTGATGTTTGTTTATATTTGGGCGGGCGGACACCACTTGATTTATTCCACCGTGCCTGATTGGGTGCAAACCCTTTCTAGTGTGTTTTCAGTGGTGTTGATCTTGCCTTCGTGGGGGACAGCGATTAACATGCTTTTAACGATGAGAGGCCAATGGCACCAGCTTAAAGAAAGCCCCTTGATCAAATTCTTAGTTTTAGCTTCAACTTTCTACATGCTTTCCACTTTAGAAGGATCCATTCAAGCCATTAAGAGCGTGAACGCTTTAGCGCACTTTACCGATTGGATTATAGGGCATGTGCATGACGGCGTGCTTGGGTGGGTAGGCTTCACTTTGATTGCGAGCATGTATCACATGACACCTAGGCTTTTCAAAAGAGAGATTTATTCAGGCAGGCTTGTGGATTTCCAATTCTGGATCATGACTTTAGGGATTGTGCTTTACTTTTCGTCCATGTGGATTGCAGGGATCACGCAAGGGATGATGTGGAGAGATGTGGATCAGTATGGGAATCTCACTTACCAATTCATTGACACGGTTAAGGTGCTAATCCCTTATTACAATATTAGAGGCGTTGGGGGTCTTATGTATTTTATTGGATTTATTATTTTTGCCTACAATATTTTTATGACAATCACGGCAGGCAAAAAATTAGAGCGTGAGCCCAATTACGCCACGCCTATGTCTAGATAGGGGAAATTGGAAATGTTTAGTTTTTTAGAGAAGAATCCGTTTTTTTTCACTCTTGCGTTTATTTTTGTGTTTGCGATCGCAGGCTTGGTGGAGATTTTGCCCAATTTTAAATCCGCTCGCCCGATTGAAGGCTTACGGCCTTATACGGTTTTAGAGACAGCAGGGAGGCAAATTTATATCCAAGAAGGTTGTTATCATTGCCATTCCCAGCTTATTCGC
This window encodes:
- the ccoN gene encoding cytochrome-c oxidase, cbb3-type subunit I encodes the protein MQENVPLSYDYSISKLFLYAMVAFGIIGMLIGIVLAFELSFPNLNYIAGEYGVFGRLRPLHTNAVIYGFTLGGIWASWYYIGQRVLKITYHQHPFLKIVGLLHFWLWIILLILGVISLFAGLTQSKEYAELMWPLDIIVVVAWVLWGVNMFGSMSVRRENTIYVSLWYYIATYVGIAVMYIFNNLSVPTYFVADMGSVWHSISMYSGSNDALIQWWWGHNAVAFVFTSGVIGTIYYFLPKESGQPIFSYKLTLFSFWSLMFVYIWAGGHHLIYSTVPDWVQTLSSVFSVVLILPSWGTAINMLLTMRGQWHQLKESPLIKFLVLASTFYMLSTLEGSIQAIKSVNALAHFTDWIIGHVHDGVLGWVGFTLIASMYHMTPRLFKREIYSGRLVDFQFWIMTLGIVLYFSSMWIAGITQGMMWRDVDQYGNLTYQFIDTVKVLIPYYNIRGVGGLMYFIGFIIFAYNIFMTITAGKKLEREPNYATPMSR